A region from the Lysobacter antibioticus genome encodes:
- a CDS encoding XVIPCD domain-containing protein, whose product MNGSTQEQQLKVDGQATTQTLDDMRRAEQRSLLSSPSHPHHDLYSQVRVCLDKQDMGLKDYSGDQRDNLAAALALEARTGGLRSADHVVLSKDGSRAFVIEGELDSPSRRMSYVDTAQAAAQSMERSSQQLAQLNREQDIQDQQRLDERQAERQADRRNEREPSLARALFKDKD is encoded by the coding sequence ATGAACGGAAGCACTCAGGAACAGCAATTGAAGGTCGACGGCCAAGCCACGACCCAGACGCTGGACGATATGCGCCGCGCCGAGCAGCGCTCGCTGCTCAGTAGCCCCAGCCATCCGCATCACGACCTGTACTCGCAGGTGCGCGTCTGCCTCGACAAGCAGGACATGGGGCTCAAGGACTACTCCGGCGACCAGCGCGACAACCTGGCCGCGGCCCTGGCCCTGGAAGCGCGCACCGGCGGCCTGCGCAGCGCCGACCACGTGGTGCTGAGCAAGGACGGCTCGCGTGCCTTCGTGATCGAGGGCGAACTGGATTCGCCGAGCCGGCGCATGAGCTATGTCGACACCGCCCAGGCGGCGGCGCAATCGATGGAACGGAGCAGCCAACAGCTGGCCCAGCTCAATCGCGAACAGGACATCCAGGACCAGCAACGGCTGGACGAGCGCCAGGCCGAACGCCAGGCGGACCGCCGTAACGAGCGCGAGCCGTCGCTGGCCCGGGCCCTGTTCAAAGACAAAGACTGA